The DNA sequence GGATCAGCTTAGCAAACGtctggattgcctccaatgccaattCATCCTTCCTTGGGTAAGGGAcccaaaattgttcacaatatACCCAACTATGATCTGACCTgtattttatattccattccctttaaactaaaggccaacattccatctgccttctgcaatctctccccatttaaataatattcagctcctttattcttACAGTCAAAATGtgtaatttcacattttcccacattatagtcCATCTACCAGGTTTcgcccattcacttaacctgcctGTATCCCACTTTGTGCTATCCTCAGCACCTGGTTTCctgtctatctttgtgtcatccaaaaACTTGGCTACAATACATTTactttcctcatctaaatcattactgtaaatatattgtaaataactgagGCCCCAGGACTATTATACCTTATTACACACCACTAGCTACATCCGAAAATTACTTTTCTTATCTATCGCCCATTAATATTACTGAAGGCTGATTAAAACAATGGGAGAAAATAGATGGAAAATTATTTTGACTTTGGCTCATTATAGGAAAATGAACAGTACATCACCACAATTTAAACTCATTAGGAGTAATTATTGGGTGTCAAGTAATACTGTATCATAAATATACATCACAACATAACTTCTTCAACTTTTCCACAAAAACCCTCAATGTAAGAATCTACAGTGTTCTACCTTGGTGTGTTCATATGGGATGTCCACTGACGGGTGGTAACAAACTATTGTTCGCCCATCTGATGTGATCGCAAGGTCTACTTTACTGTCAAGAGATGAGAGTTGTTTCAGTAAgaattcaaatgttgcaattaatGAATGTGACCAATCAGGAATGTAGTTACTCACCAATTGTAGTCATTGGGAAGAACAGTATATGTAGACCTGTGACAAACACAACTCCAATCTCCACCTACACAAGATAACACAGCTCACAATTAGTCAATTTGCCCatatggggcagcacagtggctcacactgttgcctcacagtgccagggatccgggttcaattcccacccatctgtgtggagtttacacattctcccagtgtctgtgtgggtttcctccgagtgctccggtttcctcccacaatcacaaagatgtgcaggtcaggtgaattggccatgctaaattgcccttggtgttacatgcattagtcaggggtcagTACAGGGTAGGggacggggacagggacagggtctgggtgggttactcttcagagggtcggtgtggatttgttgatctgaagggcctgtttccataatgtagggaatctaatctaaaattatcAAGATATCTTCATTCAATTTCTTATTGTAaaaatggattttagtaaagaAACAAAGTCCTATATTTCTGTAATGGTTTTTAAATACCAAAAGATATCTCGAAACACTTTGCAGCCAATGGGGAGCTTTCAAAATGTAATCCTTGCTGTAGGTAACAAAGtggggtttatgcccgaaacgtcgactcttttgctcctcagctgctgcctgaccagctgtgcttttccagcgccactctgatctctagcatctgcaagtcctcactttctcctcggtaaCAAAGCAGCCAATTTCTCCCATAAACAGCAATACAATTataaccagataatctgtttttgtgaCATTGATTGAGGGAAAAATATTGgccagaatttttttttattggtTGACTCATGGGACATCGGCATCagtgactggccagcatttattgcccatccctagttgctcttgagaaggtggtggtgagctgcaccatgtgctgtaggtaaccCCACAATGGCATCAGGGAGGGAATTCGAGAATTTTGACCCAAATGATAGTGAAGGAACATCAATATATTTCAGGAAGGTCAGTATGAAGTgaacttgcaggtggttgtgttcccatgtatctgctgtccttgcccttaagagatggaagtgattgtgggtttgaaaggtgctgtctaaggatctttggtgaatttctgcaatgcatcgtAGAGATAGTCATACTGgtgctgagtgtcagtggtggagagagtggatgtggtACCTGTCAAGcaggatgctttgtcctggatggtttcaaACTTCTAGAATGTTGTTGGAgatgcatccatccaggcaattTTCCCAGCTCTTCTTTGAAATTGTGAAATGGGGTCTTCTGCAATCCAATGAGGGGGCAGGTTGGGCTTTGATTGAACATTTCATTCAAAAGATTCCACATCTGACAGCATCATATCCTTTTGGCACTGTGGAGTTCTGGCCTGGATTTTTGTATGACTCCTGGAGAGGACCTTAATCCGGAACCTTGTATCTCAGACCCAAGACTGTGTCCAACTCAACTACTGCATGGGTCAGAATTACTAAACAAACTTATGTTTCTATTCTACGTATTTATTGATTTTGGATGAGAGGTCACAAAATATTGAGATTTCATAATTCCaatgttttaatttcactgtaTTCTGGAATCCAaatactgactgtgtggagtttgcacgttctccctgtgtctgcgtgggtttcctccgggtgctccggtttcctcccacagtccaaagatgtgcaggttaggtgaattggtcatgctaaattgcccatagtgttaggcaaggggtagatgtagatgtgggggtatgggtgggttgcgcttcggcggggcggtgtggacttgttgggccgaggggcctgtttccacactgtaagtaatctaatctaatgttattttTAGGAAGACCTTTAACTATAATATAAAATGAATATAGATCATACACTAATTTGATTGCACAGGAGGAATAAATGGGTACAATAGTGTAGTGGAAATAACAAAGCAAAGGTCAGGAGCACAAATGCCACTACAAACAGTTTTGGAACAGAACTCAACAAACCAGGTCATCTGTGGGATTACATTGGAAGGGGAAATACCAACTGGTTCACCACTGTCCTTGAGAAAGGGGGTTTTGAACTCATTACTTGCTTTGGCCAACACATGAATTCAGTCCCACACTAGCAGACTAATTCCTGCCACTTTCCAAATTTCTAAAAGAATCATTCTAAGCCCAATAATAATAATTCCCTACCTGCACCATCATCACAAAAAATGGACAAGTAATGTCCTTCCCATCCCATCCCAAACCAATGCCAATACCACAGTTAGGAGTGTAAAATAAAGAATGGTGATGTTGCAGTCTTGTCATTGCTAGTTATTCTAGGTAGATTGAGAACTTAAATTCTGCTGTAATTAAAAATGGCGgatttttattaaaattcaattgATGGCCTTTATGGAAGGAAGTCTGTGGTTGGGACCTGATCCAACAATCCAGCTGAGTCTGAGACCTAACAAGTCTTACTGTTCtaccagcagttcaagaaggtggcttaTCACCTTTACAGGGAAATTAGGAGCAGGCAGTAAAAGCCGTTAGCAAGGACTATGTCCTTGAGAATTATTctgttttgttttgcaaaagagACAAATACCTGATCAAAATTGGTGCTTTGGCAGGGCaagaagaaaagacaagaagCAAACAAGAAATTCCATTTGAGAACAGGGCAGAACCAATGACCCTAGTTGGGAGACAGGGCCATTAAAGACTTTATAGACCTGTTATGAGGATGACCCAGGGCAGATGTGAAGGGAGTCCAAGGAGATAGCCGAGGTTTTAAATGGCAACTTTGCATTGATCTTCACAAGGATTGACAGTGTGATAGAAATTGTCAGAGCACGTACTTGCAAAGGTCCTGTCTTGAATGaggaattttaaaataaaatcaggTTGCTAACCCTGAGGACATTCATTCAAGGATGCTGAAACAGGTGTGTATTTACTCTGTGCTCCCCTTACTCATATTTACATGTTCAGGGACTTAATTTTACATACTGCATTGGATATCATTGAAGATGCCCAGACTGTGAATCCACAAGGAGAATCCAGACTGGCAGCAGACCAGAGGTTCAACAAATAGGACGAAAAGATGGATTTtataatcagtctgaacatttaACAGCAAGAGCAAAAACAAAAGAATAAAGGTGAGCAGGAGTGGAAAATCAGAGTGGGGAGTAACGCAGCACATTAATAATGAGCATATATGGGAGAAGGAAACAGAGACCATGCTGAATTCAGAGGAACAATACAAAGAAGCTTGAGTGGAGTATAGACTAGTTAGacagaatggcctgtttgtgtTGTATGTTCTGAACAATTCTATGCCCGACATGCATGTGACTGAATAGCTGAAGGAACAGTTATTTAAAATTATTCTGCATAGCTTTTAATGGGTGACAACTATCTACAACTCATGATAAATCCAGCTATTTATAAGTCATGGGTACATTATTTCTACTTGACAGAAAATCCATTTTCAATCTATATTTCAGTGCCAAGGACCAAACAAACACCAGCTGTGTTGAAGAAGTTATGTTGAATTTGAAACGTTCTCCCTCTCAGATACCgttaggcctgctgagtttctccaaggcTCTCTGTTTTATTATTGCTTTGGCTATCTGGCTGCAACTACCTTTCAGCATCACAAAGCACTGTCCATGCTGACGAGccaaggacttttgcccgaaatgttgattttcttgctcctcagatgctgcctgacctgttgtgcttttccagcaccactctaatctagactcggatttccagcatctgcagtcctcacttttttctaGTAAGATCAGTCTTGTCACTCACCAGGATGCCCTCTAGCCCCTGGAGTAATGCCCAAGCTATTGGCCATTtaccagattagagtggtgctgaaaaagcacagcagttcaggcagcatccgaggagcaggaaaaaaaaaatcaacatttcggacaaTAGCCCTCATTGCCCAATTACTTCTAATTCCAATTCAACTTCATTCCATTCTCTGACCGCCCATTGTATAGTTCAATTCGGATGCCACTTTCCGCTTGGTTGCAAAATtccacaaggtaaaaacaatgactgcagatgctggaaaccagattctggattagtggtgctggaagagcacagcagttcaggcagcatccaaggagcttcgatttcgaactgaactgctgtgctcttccagcaccactaatccagaagatgCAAAACTCCACAGTTTATCTTTCTCAGCAGCTCCACGTGCTTGCACAATCCCACCTCAGCCTCTCCCatgatctcctctgtaccctcaccTCCCACCATCAGTCACTCctgtcacactgatcctgtgGACTGCACTCACTGTCTTTTCAATCTGCCGCATACTCAGGTGGGCAGCGACCCAACAACAGCTGAATATCGCTCCCCAGCCCCTTCCCTCCAATCCATGGGGCCAGGACCCCACAAACTGACTCACACACAGaggtcacccccaccccccgtgggtggtcacccccaccccccgtcccCATGGTAACCCTCAGTCCCTGAGCTCCCCGTGGCCCAGGGAAGGAACCGGAAAAGCCGAGATTTAACCCCCAATCCCCGGGGCTCGGTACCTCTCAGCGTCCGCCCTCCGCCACGGGACAACAAACGGCCGACAACAGCCGTCACCCATCGACCTCCTGCTGCCACCGCCATGTTCGCTTCTACCGGAACCCGGTCCTTCCGCAAAGCGTTCCCCTGGTTGGAAACACGTCAATCCGACCCGGGTTCCGGGAACATCGGTTCCGCTGTAGTGGGGGACGGGAAAGGGAGGGGCACACTGTGTCCTGTCACTGATGGCTTCATGATTAAGGTTTAGAGATAGGAGAATGAAATTAATGTGGAACAGGCTACATTTAGAGGGGAAATGGCTCATTGACTTAAAAGATTGAAAAATAAATACAGAGCCAGTCTCACTGTGGGATCTATTAGGAGGGAAAGGGAAGGGGTAGTAATGGCTGTAATACATCATGACTTATTGATGGTGAAAATACCTTAAATTATGCACGAGGTTCACGCCAGTTATGGTTCTCTGAGGGTCACATAAGCAATAGGTTGTTTGTGATTCGTGGTGAATCCTTTAACAGTGGGCGAAAAGTAAATGGGCAACTGGCCTATACTGACTaatataaaagcaaaatgctgcagatgtcAGCATGAaatttgaatgaaacaaactcttGTGTTCCAAAAATTTTGTAACCTGAACACTTTCCTCCCAACCAAAAGGCATCAGCTTGCATGATATTGAAATTAATTTTCCTGTTACATGCCATTCTTAAAGTTTATTAACATCTTGTATTTTGTCAAAGTCCTCCTTTATTTACTACACTGACCAATTTGGTGTTGTCTGCAAGTTTTAAAATTGTATTACTTTAAAACTGTACTCCTGATGCCCAATCCTAATGGTTTCTGtagttgattttttttccccctgcaACACTCCTTGTGGAATACCACTTTCCATCTTTTGCGAGCGTGTATTATTACATTTCCCCTATTCTGTGTTTTCTGTTTTAAGAACAGCTAGCTATTCAATCTTCTACGTGTTCTCTGACTACGCATACTCTTACTGCATCATAAGTCTGCAATTCAAAACCTCAACAAAAGCCTTTTGAAATCTTAGTACTGGTTATCCCCATTACttaatgagattgtggctgattggCATCCTAACTGCATTGATCTAGCTTTTTCTCATATTCTTTATATCTTTGGTTAACAAAGAGctatcaatctcagatttaaagttAATAATTGATCTagcatcatagagtcatggaatcgtacagcatggaaacagacccgttggtccaatcagtccaagCCAAACATAAtcttaaactaaactagtcccacctgctcttagcccatatccctccaaacctttcctatttacatACTTAtagaaatgtcttttaaacattgcaattgtacccatatccaccacttccacacacaaatcatcctttgtgtaaaaaaattgccactcatgtctttttaaaatctctctcctctcactttaaaaatgtgccctaGTCTTGAAATACGAGGGAACGTCAACCACCATGAACtatatctatatccctcattattttataaacttctataaagtcgcCTCTCtacctcctatactccagtgaaaaaaatcccagcctattcagcaactGCAGTTTTGTAGTTTGTAGAAAAGAGACAGAATTTCTATCATCATTTGCATGATGAATTGTATCCCAATTTCACCCTGAGAGATCCTACACATTTTTTAGATTCTTCCTCCTCATGCTCGATCCCCTGACGAGTGAAAATAATTTCTCTGTCTCAACCCCTACTTGTTCCTGAAAACTATGATCGAGTCTTCAAAATCCCAGGGTACTGTATTCAGTGCTAATTTGTGTCATGTTGTACTGTGGTAGAACACTGGAAATCATATTGTACTGTGGTAGCCCTGCTTTCCCAGAGACTTTGTAAATGTTAAAAATGGTATCAGAGTGCACAAAGGCTCCAATTTACCTGTTGGATAGACCCAGGTTAACAGAAAACATGGGTCAAGTTTCTGTACTTAAGAAGAACTGTTATTTATAACAATAAATAGGTCCTAAAcagagtggagaaagtgaggattgcagatactggagacgtcagtcgaaaagtgtggtgctgaaaaagcacagcaggccaggcagcatttgaggagcaggagaattgatgttttgggcataagcctttcatcaggagtccttttcctcctcctcagatactgcctgatctgctgtgcttttccaacgccacccttttcgactctgacttctccagcacctgcagtcctcactttctccttgttgctGGAAACCTCACTGAGAagtctcttccaaggatgcccatcttgaagaagttctcctcctccctccacatGAGCCCTAACTAAAGGTAAACAGCTAGCATATAATTCCACTAGTTTAAACTCTAACCCCCTTCTAAAATCCTCTTCACTCATACACAGTCAGACCAAAAACACTGGTTTATAAAATACTGGAGAAATAGGTCAATCTTCAGGATTCAATGGTGTTCCTTTTGTTTCACAAGGAATCAAAGGACTCAATTTAACAATAAACAGAATTTGATAGAATTTAACACAAACCATGCATATTTCCACATATTGATAATGGATTCCTGCACGTAAATGGAGGGGGATTTGTTATCAATTGTTTTAATAGCTAAATCCAAACATGTTCTATTGAGCTACAGAGGTGAAGAGGAATCAACTGTAGATGTATTACGTTTACTTCTTTCTGTTTGAATTGTATTTATAATGGAGGAAGCTCAGTGGCTGAATGATATAACCTTTGCTCTATatatagagatatatagcatggaaacagaccatttggtccaacttgtccatgccaaccagatatcctaaattaatctagtccaatttgccagcacctCATCCATAAAtatctaagcccttcctattcatgtacccatccagatgccatttaaatattgtaattgtaccagcctccaccacgtcctccgacagctcattccatgcaggtgtgaaaacgttgccccttaggtcccttttaaatctttgccctctcaccctaaacttatgccctctagctctggactccccaacccagggaaaagaccttgtctatttatcctaaccatgaccctcatgattttatgaacctctatcagaaacctcagcctccagtgctccaaggaaaacagccccagcctattcagcctctccctttagctcaaacctctaaccctagcaacatccttgtaaatcttttgtgaaccctttcaagtttcacaacattcatccgataggagggagaccagaattggtcACAATATTTCAATGTCttggacagccacaacatgatttcccaactcctatactcaatgttctgaccaataaaggaaagcatactaaatgccttattcactatcctatctacctgaaactCTTCTTTCAAGAAacagtgaacctgcactccaaggtctctttgttcagcaatattctccaggaccttaccattaagtatataagttctgcccttatttgcctttccaaaatgcaccacctcacatttatctaaattaaactctcctTATGTAAAACTTGAGTGTTCTAGCCGTGAAAGCAAATTACATCCTTTATCCATTTTAGTCAacaaacagaaatgcagaaaatAAAGTGATGTAGTCTTTGTCAtatggaatgaattgaattgtcTGAAGACTGGTGtctgtgatagagtcatagaggtatacagcacagaaacagacccctctgTCAAATCAGTTCATGcgaaacataatcccaaactaatctagtcccacctgcctgctccttgtccatatccctccaaacctttcctattcattgtaCCTATCTAAGTGTCATCTAAACATTGTAACTGGGGTGAAATACCTCATCCTAGGGAAAATAtacacctaccattaactctatctatacctctcttgattttataaacctatatgaGGTCACCATAGGTTGTGATAGATCACTCattcggcacttctggctgaagactaTTGCGAATGCTTCAGGCTTATTTTTTGTACTAATATTTTGGACTCCCTATCATTgatgatggggatatttgtgaagtcTTCTCCTACagagagttgtttaattgtccaccaccatgactggatgtgacaggatgACACAGTTCCAATCTGATTCATTGGTTGTGGAATCATTTAGCTGTGTTCATTAAACATTTCTAATACTGTTTAGCACGCAGATATGAGCTGTAGTTTCATCAGGTTGACATTTCATTTTTAGCTATGacttgtgctgctcctggcatgccctcctgcactcttaattgaaccagagttgatcccctggtttaatggtaatggttgagtgggggatatgccgggccatgaggttacaaattgtgctggagtacaattctgctgctgttgatggtccaCAGCACCTTGTGGAAGCACAGTTTTGAGTCTATTCAGGTTAATATAGTGGTAGTACCACATAACATAATGGTGAATATCTTCAACCTGATTGGATTTCATTTCCCCAAGAACCGTGTGATGGTTACTCCTGCTGCTATGAAATTGTGAGATTTATATGTAtgcattttggtgtcatttgctgTGAATTTGGGTTCTGGGGttcttgcccatctctagttgctctGGAGATGCTTCTCAAACCTTCTTGAACCTGCAATTTTTGGGAATTCAGAGAATCCAATAATACGGTTATGAAGGAAGTTTCAgtattttaacccagcaacagtgaaggaacagcgctttggttctaagtcaggatggtgtgtggcttagaTAGAAACTCACAGGTTGTTGTATTCCCATCATGGGGTGTTGGCTGTGTTTGGAATTGACAATTGGCTTTTGAGGGCAAAACTATAATGCTGATACTTCcagtgtcatggacagatgcatctgtgaCAGGATGATGCTAAATAGGTTTTTCTCTCTTCTTGCTTCTCTTACCGCTTGCTATaaaccagtctagcagttatttCCTTTTGCCTCATCCAGGTAGATCAGTGACACTCcagagccactcttggtgatggacattgaagtcacTTACACAGAGTACATCTTGTACCCTTGATACCCTCAGTGCTTCAGTGTCTTGTTGAAGATCTTTTGAAaacccaaatatattacatctactACATTACCTTTATCTTCCATTTCCATTCAGTCTTCAAAGAATTTGATGTATTTAATCAAGTTTGGTATTTGCTTTGAATGTGTGCTGATTACTCTTTATTGTATTTTCGGTTCCTTGACATTTTTCCATTACCTCTTTGTATAAGAAGTCCATTATGTTTCCTGTTGATGCTAGGATCATTTTTCTTTTTGGGATACTGGTGCTACTGGCTGAAACAGCATTCTAGTTGCTTTGGAGATGCTTTTCAAACATTCttaaactcttgcaatctttggTATGCAGACAATCCCACAATCCTGTTATGAAGGGAgttccagcaacagtgaaggaacagcgatatagttccaagtcaggatggtgtgtgacttagaTAGAAACTCGCAAGTTGTTGTTTTCCCATCATCTGCTGCTTTTGTCCCTCTTGATGGTAGAGTTTACGAGTTTGGAATATGTTGTTGGAGGAGTCTTattgagttactgcagtgcatgaTCTAAAGTCCCCTGGAATTGCTCTACATTCCTTTTTACATATGGAAATTGTGTTAATCTTCTGGCACCAATCCCTTTATTAATGAATTATATGTATACGTATGTAATTGGAGTGTCTGTTGTCAATACAAAAAAAAGGCCACTCAGTCACATGTGCTTACTCAGTTGCACAGTCAGTTGACAGGATTTGAAGATGCAGATGGCAGAACTCACCTGATCCATGTTCTCTCCCTCACAAGCAACATTCAGATTTCCTGATATTAATTCACTTGTTCATTAGGTGTCTGCGGTAAAAATGTCTTCTTTTTTAATTCACTGGTGATATTTCACTACTGTATGACTGGGGACACAGCTCTTAGGCAAATTACTGGCTATCACTCATTCTcaaaaatgtttttaaatgttgatttcacAATTTGCCTTTCAGCACCTGACTACTGACAGTGGGAGTTAATGTTGAAGgaccagcactctgaaagctcatgcttccaaataaacctgttggactataacctggtgttgtgtgactttgaaTGGTGGGAGTTAGGTTATACCTCACAATGAGAGCTCTAAATGAAGTGAATTGTTTCTCATGGTCTGCAATGCTCCACCTAGTGGTAACAATGCCCAAAAATTCAGTTGTGTGTAATAGGGCCTATATTTCTTCAACTTCCTTTAATATGCAAATATAATTCAATCTAATTGAGGGGCTTTCTTCTCTCCAAGCTTGATTAGTTTATCAATACTTCCCCCCTATCTATCTGAAATGTATTACTTTTGATGATCCATTGTTGTAGTGGAAGGTGGAGGAGGCCCTTAGGATGGGAGCCCAACATCTTTCTGCCAACATTGTCAACATATTGTCAACATGAGGAACCTTAAGGTGCAGCTGCCTGCTGTGCCATTAATTGAGTTCCAATAACCCCACTTTTGAGGCTACTTCTGCCCCCAGATGTATTTTGTCACCATCAAGCCAGACAACCACTTTGCCGGGGTGACCTCCAAATAGAGTTATAGAgctgtgcagcacggaaacagatccttcaatccaactcgtccatggtgaccagatattctaaattaatctagtcccatttgccagcacttgacccatatccctgtaagcccttcctgttcatagacccatccagatgccttttaaatgttggatttgtaccagcatccactacttcctctgttaGAGACCAAacaaaactgcaaatgctggattccaaggtagacaggcaggaggctggaagaacacagcaagccaggcagcatcaggaggatgcatcagcctcctgcttgtctaactTGGGAtccaccatctgcagtttttttgttgtggattagtggtgctggaagagcacagcagttcaggcagcatccaatgagcagcgaaattgacgtttcgggcaaaagtccttcatcaggaataaaggcagtgagcctgaagcgtggagagatttGTCTCTAACCAAGTTTGTACCATTGTGAAGACTCTTCAAAGGATGCCCACTTTGACAAAGTTCTCTGCCTCCAGACCTGAGgtagggttacacccgaaacgttaacttctccacttcctgatgctgcctggcttcttccagcctcctgcttgtccaccacatcctctggcagctcattctatgcaacaccctctccatgaaaacattgccccttaagtcccttctaaatatttcccctctcaccctaaaattatgccttctagttctggattctcctaccccagggaaaagaccatgtctgtTTATCCGACATGATTTTAtatatctctataaggtcactcctcagcctctgacgctccagggaatacagtcccagccaattcaacctctccctgtagctcaaatcctccaatcctggcaacatccttgtaaatctttcctgaacccgttcaagtttcacaatatccttcctataggacaaagacactccaagatctctttattcagcaacactcccaaggaccttaccattaagtgtataagtcctgctaagatttactttctgaaaatgcagcacctcgcatttatctgaattaaactccatctgccacttctcagcccattggcccatctggtccagatcctgttgtaatctgaggtaaccctcttcgctgtccactacacctccaattttggtgtcatctgctgtacctcttatgctcgtatccaaatcatttatgtaaatgacaaaaagtagaggacccagcaccgatccttgtggcctccactggtcacaggcgtccagtctgaaaaacaaccctccaccaccaccctctgtctcctacctttgagccagttctgtatccaaatggctagttctctctgtattccatgagatctaaccttgctaatcagtctcccatggggaaccttgtcaaatgccttactgaagtccatatagatcacatttactgctctgccctcatcaatcttctttgttacttcttcaaaaaactcaatcaagtttgtgagacattattccccacgcacaaagccatgttgactatccctaatcagtccttgcctttccaaatacatgtacatccggtccctcaggattccctccaacaacttgcccaccactga is a window from the Chiloscyllium punctatum isolate Juve2018m chromosome 44, sChiPun1.3, whole genome shotgun sequence genome containing:
- the mrpl42 gene encoding large ribosomal subunit protein mL42; its protein translation is MAVAAGGRWVTAVVGRLLSRGGGRTLRGGDWSCVCHRSTYTVLPNDYNCKVDLAITSDGRTIVCYHPSVDIPYEHTKPIIRPSPVENKEETHDQVLKARLDKAVLRNKQAPTIEELSKMFYTTKHRWYPVGQYHRRRIKPNPPKDR